In Myxococcus stipitatus, the following are encoded in one genomic region:
- a CDS encoding FHA domain-containing protein, which yields MVSVNQLRPFAQASLEAFRAASGPVALIQQPVDPVFRNIAQQLTGARTVGMAHRSRMTERLLAMLRDFDNLEVHFLNPKVDGEELTVGRSECDLVVPDPSVSQHHATLRWNAATGGFLVRDAQSMNGTWINGAPLGFRAQVTLNDGDTLAFGDAQFLYLRAETVHEHLRLASPQEKP from the coding sequence ATGGTGTCCGTGAATCAGCTCCGACCCTTCGCCCAGGCCTCGCTCGAGGCCTTCCGTGCAGCCTCCGGCCCCGTGGCGCTCATCCAGCAGCCGGTGGACCCGGTCTTCCGGAACATCGCCCAGCAGCTGACAGGAGCGCGGACGGTGGGCATGGCGCACCGCTCGCGCATGACGGAGCGGCTGCTCGCGATGCTCCGCGACTTCGACAACCTGGAGGTCCACTTCCTGAACCCCAAGGTGGATGGAGAGGAGCTCACCGTGGGGCGCTCGGAGTGCGACCTGGTGGTGCCAGACCCGTCCGTCTCCCAGCATCACGCGACGCTGCGGTGGAACGCGGCGACGGGGGGCTTCCTGGTGCGGGATGCACAGTCGATGAACGGGACGTGGATCAACGGCGCGCCGCTGGGCTTCCGGGCGCAGGTGACACTCAACGACGGCGATACGCTGGCCTTCGGGGATGCTCAGTTCCTCTACCTGCGCGCGGAGACGGTGCACGAGCACCTGCGGCTGGCGAGTCCCCAGGAGAAGCCCTGA
- a CDS encoding SPFH domain-containing protein → MSFLTVLFIIAVIVVGFAVVTGIRIVPQAKVMVVERLGKFHSIATSGLNILIPFLDSPRPIEMRTGNRYMRSAMVDLREQVMGFETVQVITHDNVNMEVGSVIYYQIVDPAKALYQVENLALAIEQLTMTNLRNIMGGLTLDQTLTSRETVNGKLRMVLDDATEKWGVKVTRVELREIEPPQAIKAAMAKQMTAERERRAEVTKAEGDKAAAILQAEGEKISRILRAEAERDAEIARAEGRKRATMLEAEGKAEATRLTFDAINNGGATHEVLALRYMDTLQEMSKGDNKMFIPYEATATLGAVAALKEVFKDETPKRPAAPPQAPRQSPTASSLSAQGLTRSPAAEHATLTGVPAVPVRRPRPPSEQDE, encoded by the coding sequence ATGAGCTTTCTGACCGTTCTATTCATCATCGCCGTGATCGTGGTCGGCTTCGCCGTCGTCACCGGCATTCGCATCGTTCCCCAGGCCAAGGTCATGGTGGTGGAGCGCCTGGGCAAGTTCCACAGCATCGCGACCAGCGGGCTGAACATCCTCATCCCGTTCCTCGACAGCCCCCGCCCCATCGAGATGCGCACGGGCAACCGCTACATGCGCAGCGCCATGGTGGACCTGCGTGAGCAGGTCATGGGCTTCGAGACGGTGCAGGTCATCACCCACGACAACGTCAACATGGAGGTCGGCTCGGTCATCTACTACCAGATCGTCGACCCCGCGAAGGCGCTGTACCAGGTGGAGAACCTGGCGCTGGCCATCGAGCAGCTCACCATGACGAACCTGCGCAACATCATGGGCGGTCTGACGCTGGACCAGACGCTGACCAGCCGCGAGACGGTGAACGGCAAGCTGCGCATGGTGCTGGACGACGCCACGGAGAAGTGGGGCGTGAAGGTGACGCGCGTGGAGCTGCGCGAAATCGAGCCGCCCCAGGCCATCAAGGCCGCCATGGCCAAGCAGATGACCGCCGAGCGCGAGCGCCGCGCCGAGGTGACCAAGGCCGAGGGCGACAAGGCCGCCGCCATCCTCCAGGCCGAGGGTGAGAAGATCTCCCGCATCCTGCGCGCCGAGGCCGAGCGCGACGCGGAGATTGCCCGCGCCGAGGGCCGCAAGCGCGCCACCATGTTGGAGGCCGAGGGCAAGGCCGAGGCGACCCGCCTCACCTTCGATGCCATCAACAACGGCGGCGCCACCCACGAGGTGCTCGCGCTGCGCTACATGGACACGCTCCAGGAGATGAGCAAGGGCGACAACAAGATGTTCATCCCCTACGAGGCCACCGCCACCCTGGGCGCCGTCGCGGCGCTCAAGGAGGTCTTCAAGGATGAAACGCCCAAGCGCCCCGCCGCTCCGCCCCAGGCGCCTCGTCAGTCCCCCACCGCCTCGTCCCTGAGCGCGCAGGGCCTGACGCGCAGCCCCGCGGCCGAGCACGCCACGCTCACCGGTGTCCCCGCCGTGCCCGTGCGGCGTCCTCGCCCGCCCTCCGAGCAGGACGAGTAG
- a CDS encoding Tat pathway signal protein codes for MPKNVFTVCFCGTGCSRDEGEETRYWDYKNTVIGWLAKSDKRLISDKRIYDAETGYIPVRIHKEISGDLQDSKLSATVRGVGENDWAHQMNTCTPLDSSLPGAPGELRSYAKRYSEGNQRSMLGMATGWADAALALHGASLAAASGAEQYNFIGHSRGAGEAIMAAWFIHAYGGKACANIPINIFAIDPVPGTGMWYSTQTQLAPNVVNYVGVYAWDHLDTGFSAVIPRPNARMTQHAPHVLIENRPLGTTWATLADNRQLEDPLGRSELPQPVGYKLYACRGRHGTVAGNTTSDGLYVASKVNADVGAVPKLVYKMARGYLTSWDTTFLTRSRVREGVKSLRRRIHTAHTHFDAMANGEARTSRAVLRPNVRRVSSIHGRTSTERYYFEDVVGTPPINLAFPCTIEQVSGGWVNWTFL; via the coding sequence ATGCCGAAGAATGTGTTCACCGTGTGTTTCTGTGGAACCGGCTGCTCACGGGATGAAGGCGAAGAGACCCGGTACTGGGACTACAAGAACACCGTCATTGGCTGGCTGGCCAAGAGCGACAAGCGGCTCATCAGCGACAAGAGGATCTACGACGCTGAGACGGGATACATCCCGGTGCGGATCCACAAGGAGATCTCCGGCGATCTCCAGGACTCGAAGCTGAGCGCCACCGTGCGCGGCGTGGGTGAGAACGACTGGGCCCACCAGATGAACACGTGCACCCCGCTGGACAGCTCCCTGCCTGGAGCCCCTGGAGAGCTGCGCTCCTATGCCAAGCGCTACTCCGAGGGGAATCAACGGAGCATGCTCGGCATGGCGACGGGTTGGGCCGATGCCGCGCTCGCGTTGCACGGGGCGAGCCTCGCGGCGGCCAGCGGGGCGGAGCAATACAACTTCATCGGGCACAGCCGAGGCGCGGGCGAGGCCATCATGGCCGCCTGGTTCATCCACGCTTATGGGGGAAAGGCCTGCGCCAACATCCCCATCAACATCTTCGCCATCGACCCCGTTCCGGGCACGGGGATGTGGTACAGCACCCAGACCCAGCTGGCCCCGAACGTCGTCAATTACGTCGGTGTCTATGCCTGGGACCATCTGGATACGGGCTTCAGCGCGGTGATTCCGCGGCCCAATGCCCGGATGACGCAGCATGCCCCCCATGTGCTCATCGAGAATCGGCCGCTGGGGACCACGTGGGCGACGCTCGCGGACAACAGGCAACTGGAGGACCCGCTCGGGCGCAGCGAGCTGCCGCAGCCCGTGGGATACAAGCTCTACGCCTGCCGGGGGCGGCATGGCACCGTCGCGGGGAACACCACCTCGGATGGTTTGTATGTGGCATCCAAGGTCAACGCCGACGTGGGAGCGGTTCCCAAGCTTGTCTACAAGATGGCTCGGGGCTACCTGACGTCGTGGGACACGACCTTCCTCACACGAAGCCGCGTCCGAGAGGGCGTCAAGTCCCTGCGGCGGCGAATCCATACGGCGCATACCCACTTCGACGCCATGGCGAACGGTGAGGCCCGGACGTCTCGCGCGGTGCTCCGGCCGAACGTGCGGCGTGTCTCGTCCATCCATGGCCGCACCAGCACGGAGCGCTACTACTTCGAGGACGTGGTGGGCACGCCGCCCATCAACCTGGCGTTTCCCTGCACCATCGAACAGGTCAGTGGTGGCTGGGTGAACTGGACATTCCTCTGA
- a CDS encoding ATP-binding cassette domain-containing protein → MSSLRAHSVSFAYSDAVTVLSDIEFHLAAGWTGLVGANGAGKSTLLRMLSGELTPTEGHFQFDPPSPVLRLCRQEVEELTPDISEFAESWDGLARRLHGQLGLDVSALERWPTLSPGERKRWQVGAALAAEPDVLLLDEPTNHLDAEARTWLVSALRRFRGVGVVVSHDRPLLETLTSSTLRVHGGDARLWPGAYSAAKQHWEAEREAEVDAYQQRRADQRRAAKMLDQARREQQGADASRSTSRRLKSKYDNDARSMGAKVTVGWAEAHAGRRVGILRRELEHASEAVGEFTADKTLGRSVFVDYARSPNPWIFTLDTPEVRAGEVTLLGPVNLSVGREARVRIEGPNGAGKSTLVRALLEGARVPRERVLYLPQDVGAEEARATLDAVRSLPPEEKGRVLSLVAALGVDPERLLGSEQPSPGEIRKLLIARGLGQHAWALVLDEPTNHLDLPSIERLEAALREYPGALLLVTHDSEFARACTTECWRVEHGQVEVSTG, encoded by the coding sequence ATGTCATCCCTTCGCGCGCACAGCGTGTCGTTCGCCTATTCCGACGCAGTCACCGTCCTCTCCGATATCGAGTTCCACCTGGCCGCGGGTTGGACCGGGCTTGTGGGCGCCAATGGCGCGGGCAAGTCCACCCTCTTGCGGATGCTCTCGGGGGAGCTGACGCCCACCGAGGGGCACTTCCAGTTCGATCCTCCTTCGCCTGTCCTGCGGCTGTGCCGGCAGGAGGTGGAGGAGCTCACGCCGGACATCTCCGAGTTCGCCGAGTCGTGGGACGGACTGGCGCGCAGGCTTCACGGGCAGCTGGGGCTGGACGTCTCCGCGCTGGAGCGGTGGCCCACCCTGTCTCCGGGTGAGCGCAAGCGGTGGCAGGTGGGCGCGGCGTTGGCCGCAGAGCCGGATGTGCTGCTGCTCGATGAGCCCACGAACCATCTGGATGCGGAGGCTCGGACGTGGCTGGTCTCCGCGCTGCGGCGGTTCCGCGGAGTGGGCGTCGTGGTGTCACATGACAGGCCGCTTCTGGAGACGCTCACCTCCTCCACGCTTCGTGTTCATGGTGGGGATGCGCGGCTGTGGCCAGGGGCCTATTCCGCGGCGAAGCAGCACTGGGAGGCGGAGCGCGAGGCGGAGGTGGATGCGTATCAGCAGCGGCGCGCGGACCAGCGGCGCGCGGCGAAGATGCTGGACCAGGCGCGGCGGGAGCAACAGGGCGCGGATGCCTCGCGCAGCACGAGCAGACGGCTGAAGAGCAAGTACGACAACGATGCGCGGTCCATGGGCGCGAAGGTCACCGTGGGCTGGGCGGAGGCCCACGCGGGCCGTCGCGTGGGAATCCTCCGGCGAGAGCTGGAGCACGCCTCGGAGGCCGTGGGGGAGTTCACCGCGGACAAGACGTTGGGGCGCTCTGTCTTCGTCGACTACGCGCGCTCTCCCAATCCGTGGATCTTCACGTTGGACACGCCGGAGGTCCGCGCTGGGGAGGTCACGCTGTTGGGGCCGGTGAATCTGTCGGTGGGACGCGAGGCGCGCGTGCGCATCGAGGGCCCCAACGGCGCGGGCAAGAGCACCTTGGTTCGGGCGCTACTGGAGGGTGCGCGTGTGCCTCGGGAGCGCGTGCTGTATCTGCCTCAGGACGTTGGGGCCGAGGAGGCTCGGGCCACGTTGGATGCGGTGCGCTCACTGCCTCCCGAGGAGAAGGGGCGCGTCCTGTCGCTCGTCGCGGCGTTGGGTGTGGACCCAGAGCGGCTGCTGGGTTCGGAGCAGCCTTCACCGGGGGAGATTCGCAAGCTGCTCATCGCGCGGGGACTGGGACAGCATGCCTGGGCCCTGGTGCTCGATGAGCCCACCAATCACCTGGACCTGCCCTCCATCGAGCGGCTGGAGGCGGCCCTTCGCGAGTATCCGGGAGCGTTGCTCCTGGTGACTCACGACTCCGAGTTCGCTCGTGCCTGCACCACGGAGTGCTGGCGCGTGGAGCATGGTCAGGTGGAGGTATCGACCGGGTGA
- a CDS encoding NfeD family protein, translating into MDLTPTAWQLWLVAALLCGALEIKLSGFVTLWFAVGALVSALVAAMGLGINFQLLVFALVSAGLFAASRTIFKSVFMRTASHLKMGVEAMMGQEAVVTEAIDEKNGGTVRINGELWIARTLSGGIPEGERVTVEQVEGLKLWVRRPSATQSVPQREQKENAR; encoded by the coding sequence ATGGACCTGACTCCCACCGCCTGGCAGCTCTGGCTCGTCGCGGCGCTCCTCTGTGGGGCGTTGGAAATCAAGCTGTCCGGCTTCGTGACCCTCTGGTTCGCAGTGGGGGCGCTCGTCTCCGCGCTCGTCGCGGCCATGGGGCTGGGCATCAACTTCCAGCTCCTCGTCTTCGCCCTGGTCTCCGCGGGCCTGTTCGCCGCCTCGCGTACGATCTTCAAGAGCGTTTTCATGCGGACCGCCTCGCACTTGAAGATGGGGGTCGAGGCCATGATGGGGCAGGAGGCGGTGGTGACCGAGGCCATCGACGAGAAGAACGGGGGCACGGTTCGCATCAACGGGGAGCTATGGATTGCCCGCACGCTGTCCGGCGGCATCCCCGAGGGCGAGCGCGTCACCGTGGAGCAAGTGGAAGGACTCAAGCTTTGGGTGCGCCGCCCGTCGGCGACCCAGTCCGTTCCCCAGCGGGAACAGAAGGAGAATGCTCGATGA
- a CDS encoding NAD-dependent epimerase/dehydratase family protein, with product MRVLVTGAAGFIAHHVITRLLARGDIVVGVDNLEPSGDMALKQERLTHLQSVSGAERFTCHRADITDVASLAALFRHERPEGVVHLAARVGVRDAGASAQSYLDANVTGLLQVLEQSRAARVAHLVYASSSSVYGAGTPPPFAETAAADHPLNVYSATKRAGELLAHTYSHLYGLPTSGLRFFTVYGPWGRPDMAPLRFLRALRQGLPIELYGEGRMRRDFTHVDDVAEAVVRVLDRPPAGAPPYRLLNVGRGEPVSLRDFVAVLERHAGTQALLNPRPAQPGEMEATWSDSSALERETGFHPRVSVDEGLAGLVAWDREHSRPRPTEPHPVDTST from the coding sequence ATGCGCGTACTCGTCACCGGAGCCGCGGGCTTCATCGCTCACCACGTCATCACCCGGCTGCTGGCTCGAGGCGACATCGTCGTCGGAGTGGACAACCTGGAGCCCTCCGGAGACATGGCGCTGAAACAGGAGCGTCTGACACACCTCCAGTCTGTCTCCGGCGCCGAGCGCTTCACGTGTCACCGGGCCGACATCACCGACGTGGCCTCGCTCGCGGCGCTCTTCCGCCATGAGCGGCCCGAGGGCGTCGTCCACCTCGCGGCACGGGTAGGAGTGAGAGACGCCGGAGCCTCCGCCCAGTCCTATCTCGACGCGAACGTGACCGGGCTTCTCCAAGTCCTGGAGCAGTCACGAGCTGCGCGAGTGGCCCACCTCGTCTACGCCTCCTCCAGCTCCGTGTACGGCGCGGGCACGCCGCCGCCCTTCGCGGAGACCGCCGCCGCCGATCACCCGCTCAATGTCTATTCCGCGACCAAGCGCGCGGGAGAGTTGCTCGCTCACACGTACAGCCACCTCTACGGGCTCCCCACGAGTGGGCTGCGCTTCTTCACCGTGTACGGCCCCTGGGGCCGCCCCGACATGGCCCCCCTGCGCTTCCTCCGAGCCCTGCGCCAGGGGCTCCCCATCGAGCTGTACGGCGAAGGACGCATGCGCCGGGACTTCACCCATGTTGACGACGTGGCGGAGGCCGTGGTGCGTGTGTTGGATAGGCCTCCCGCCGGTGCGCCGCCGTATCGGCTGCTCAACGTGGGCCGAGGCGAGCCCGTCTCCTTGCGAGACTTCGTCGCCGTGCTGGAGCGGCACGCGGGAACACAGGCCCTGCTGAACCCACGGCCCGCCCAGCCCGGTGAAATGGAGGCCACCTGGTCGGACTCCTCCGCGCTGGAGCGGGAGACGGGCTTTCATCCACGCGTGTCCGTGGATGAAGGACTCGCGGGACTCGTGGCCTGGGATCGTGAGCACTCCAGGCCACGGCCCACCGAACCTCACCCGGTCGATACCTCCACCTGA
- a CDS encoding helix-turn-helix domain-containing protein, translating into MKAIELIEALGKKLGTSSQAELADVLGVTMGTLFNWRNRDEDLSPLQVASALAKSRSAAVRQAQLETIQPIVEFYRIDKCPTKREAGWQVFDDGEDANLYARGLKAELQKSYGIYIFYDSRGHALYVGKGREQTIWKEMNLAFNRKRDVQTIALVRHPERNQEFKPGYEKLRQPKDTQLELVDLACYFSAYQVDGGMIDDLEALMVRGFANNLLNVRMETFAHTRDSK; encoded by the coding sequence ATGAAAGCCATTGAATTGATTGAAGCTCTGGGCAAGAAGCTAGGAACAAGTTCTCAAGCAGAACTGGCCGATGTGCTGGGCGTAACCATGGGAACGCTGTTCAACTGGAGGAACCGAGACGAAGATCTAAGCCCTCTGCAAGTCGCTTCAGCGCTAGCCAAGTCGCGGTCTGCCGCAGTGCGACAGGCTCAGCTAGAAACAATCCAGCCCATTGTTGAGTTCTACCGCATCGACAAATGTCCGACGAAGCGCGAGGCAGGTTGGCAGGTTTTCGACGACGGCGAGGACGCCAACCTCTACGCGCGGGGCCTCAAGGCCGAATTACAGAAAAGCTATGGCATCTACATCTTCTACGACTCTCGTGGCCATGCACTCTATGTTGGTAAGGGGCGTGAGCAAACGATCTGGAAGGAAATGAATCTGGCCTTCAACCGCAAGCGTGATGTGCAGACCATCGCCTTGGTTCGCCACCCTGAGCGTAACCAAGAGTTCAAGCCGGGTTATGAGAAGTTGCGCCAGCCCAAGGACACGCAGTTGGAGTTGGTTGATCTTGCTTGCTACTTCAGTGCCTATCAGGTTGATGGTGGAATGATTGATGACTTGGAAGCCCTGATGGTCCGAGGTTTTGCGAACAACCTGCTAAATGTGCGCATGGAAACATTTGCTCACACAAGAGATAGTAAATAG
- a CDS encoding error-prone DNA polymerase: MDYAELVCRSNFSFLRGASHPEELVLTASRLGMRALALTDTDGLYGAVKAHLAAKEHGLRLILGAELTLEDGPPVVVYAADSEGYSNLCALVSRSRMSHPKGESGLPWKALAERSGGLLALLPEPAALERVAPLAEAFPERFHVGLCRTLSAGDSAREARAEALAKALAAPLVVHNDVHTHHRRRQPLQDVLSAVRHGTTVDRAGTLLLPNGERTLKGPGEMARLFADRPDALARTVELASRCRASLDDLRYRFPVEDLPPGCSADDHLRALTYEGLAVRYPSGVPPEVVKQIEHELRLIAALDFAGYFLSLWDIVGFARRRGILCQGRGSAANSAVCYALQITAIDPVRMGLLFERFLSMARKEPPDIDVDFEHERREEVLQYVYEKHGRHRAGMVCEVICFRGRLALREAGKAMGLSLDQVDRLSKVAAAHGFEVTPEVLLEAGLSAFDRRVQRTLSLAAELEGFPRHLSIHVGGFVMTREPLTELVPVENAAMPGRTVIQWEKDDINSIGLLKVDLLALGMLTALSKCFALIREHHGRELSLATIPAEDPKVYDMLCEADTVGVFQIESRAQMNMLPRLKPRTFYDLVVEIALIRPGPIVGKMVHPFLRRRNGEEVVQYPSEAVREILGKTLGVPLFQEQAMKLAMVAAGFSAEEADGLRRVLSHKRAESMLLQYRGRFVEGCLSRGYARPQAEEWFDNFRGFAHYGFPESHSASFALISYASSWLKCHYPAAFTTALLNSQPMGFYAPHTLVADAQRHGVEVRPVDVRISRWDCTLEDGGKALRLGLRMVKGLGESAGRRVETGRGEGGYTDVGSLARRARIPRHELTRLALAGALGSLCGGSRRQALWDLQALGPLDSDDLFFGMSMDGTQVELPPMDVFARVCADYDTVGLSLEKHPLELLRPMLRKQGAVTAEGLKKVTSGRTVTVGGMMICRQRPPTARGMCFVSLEDETGIANLVVPPDVYERCRKELHGALFVVGQGVLERSGKVTNVKVKTVWGLETAASPRAELRTAKTQPRP, from the coding sequence GTGGACTACGCCGAGCTCGTGTGTCGCTCCAACTTCTCGTTCCTGCGCGGTGCCTCCCATCCGGAGGAGCTGGTGCTCACGGCGTCCCGGCTGGGGATGCGCGCGCTGGCGCTGACGGACACGGATGGCCTGTACGGCGCCGTGAAGGCGCACCTGGCGGCGAAGGAGCACGGCCTGCGGTTGATACTGGGCGCGGAGCTCACGCTGGAGGACGGCCCGCCGGTGGTGGTGTACGCGGCGGACTCGGAGGGCTACTCGAACCTGTGCGCGCTGGTGTCGCGCAGCCGGATGAGCCACCCCAAGGGGGAGTCCGGGCTGCCGTGGAAGGCCTTGGCGGAGCGCTCGGGGGGACTCCTCGCGCTGCTCCCGGAGCCCGCGGCGCTGGAGCGGGTGGCGCCGCTGGCGGAGGCGTTCCCGGAGCGCTTCCATGTGGGGTTGTGCCGGACGCTGTCGGCGGGGGACTCGGCCCGGGAGGCGCGAGCGGAGGCCCTGGCGAAGGCGCTGGCGGCGCCGCTGGTGGTGCACAACGACGTGCACACGCACCACCGGCGGCGTCAGCCCCTGCAGGATGTGCTGAGCGCCGTGCGGCATGGGACGACGGTGGACCGGGCGGGGACGCTGTTGCTGCCCAACGGCGAGCGGACGCTGAAGGGACCCGGGGAGATGGCGCGGCTGTTCGCGGACCGGCCAGACGCCCTGGCGCGGACGGTGGAGCTGGCCTCGCGGTGCCGGGCGTCGCTGGATGACTTGCGCTACCGCTTCCCCGTGGAGGACCTGCCGCCAGGGTGTTCCGCGGACGACCATCTGCGGGCGCTGACCTACGAGGGGCTCGCGGTGCGCTACCCATCGGGTGTGCCGCCGGAGGTGGTGAAGCAGATTGAACACGAGCTGCGGCTCATCGCCGCGCTGGACTTCGCGGGTTACTTCCTGTCGCTGTGGGACATCGTCGGCTTCGCGCGGCGGCGGGGGATTCTGTGCCAGGGGCGGGGGAGCGCGGCGAACTCGGCGGTGTGTTACGCGCTGCAGATCACGGCCATCGACCCGGTGCGGATGGGGTTGTTGTTCGAGCGCTTCTTGAGCATGGCGCGCAAGGAGCCGCCGGACATCGACGTGGACTTCGAGCACGAGCGGCGCGAGGAGGTGCTGCAGTACGTGTACGAGAAGCACGGCCGGCACCGGGCGGGCATGGTGTGTGAGGTCATCTGCTTCCGGGGACGGCTGGCGCTCCGGGAGGCCGGCAAGGCGATGGGGTTGTCGCTGGACCAGGTGGATCGGCTGTCGAAGGTCGCCGCGGCGCACGGGTTCGAGGTGACGCCGGAGGTCCTGCTGGAGGCGGGACTCTCCGCGTTCGACCGGCGGGTGCAGCGCACGCTGTCGCTGGCGGCGGAGCTGGAGGGCTTTCCCAGACACCTGTCGATTCACGTGGGTGGTTTTGTCATGACCCGTGAGCCATTGACGGAGCTGGTGCCGGTGGAGAACGCGGCCATGCCGGGGCGGACGGTCATCCAGTGGGAGAAGGATGACATCAACTCGATCGGCTTGTTGAAGGTGGACCTGCTGGCGCTGGGAATGCTCACGGCGCTGTCGAAATGTTTTGCATTGATTCGCGAGCACCACGGGCGGGAGTTGTCCCTGGCGACGATTCCGGCGGAGGACCCGAAGGTCTACGACATGTTGTGCGAGGCCGACACCGTGGGGGTGTTTCAAATCGAGAGCCGCGCGCAAATGAACATGCTGCCCCGGTTGAAGCCGAGGACGTTCTACGACCTGGTGGTGGAGATTGCCCTCATCCGCCCGGGGCCCATTGTCGGGAAGATGGTCCACCCGTTCCTGCGCAGGAGGAACGGGGAAGAGGTGGTGCAATACCCGAGCGAGGCGGTGCGAGAGATTCTGGGCAAGACGCTGGGCGTGCCGCTCTTCCAGGAGCAGGCGATGAAGCTGGCGATGGTGGCGGCGGGATTCTCGGCGGAAGAGGCGGACGGGCTACGGCGGGTGCTGAGCCACAAGCGGGCGGAGTCCATGCTGCTCCAGTACCGGGGCCGCTTCGTGGAGGGCTGCCTGTCGCGAGGCTACGCGCGCCCCCAGGCGGAGGAGTGGTTCGACAACTTCCGGGGCTTCGCGCACTACGGCTTCCCGGAGAGCCACTCCGCCAGCTTCGCGTTGATTTCGTATGCGTCCAGCTGGCTGAAGTGCCACTACCCGGCGGCCTTCACCACCGCCCTCTTGAACTCACAGCCCATGGGCTTCTACGCGCCGCACACGCTGGTCGCGGATGCGCAGCGGCACGGCGTGGAGGTGCGGCCGGTGGACGTGCGTATCTCCCGCTGGGACTGCACGCTGGAGGACGGCGGGAAGGCGCTGCGGCTGGGGCTGCGGATGGTGAAGGGGCTGGGCGAGTCCGCGGGGCGGAGGGTGGAGACGGGACGAGGAGAGGGCGGCTACACCGACGTGGGGAGCCTGGCGCGGCGGGCGAGGATTCCCCGGCATGAGCTGACGCGGTTGGCGCTGGCGGGCGCGCTGGGCTCGTTGTGTGGTGGCTCTCGGCGCCAGGCGCTGTGGGACCTCCAGGCGCTGGGGCCGCTGGACTCGGATGACTTGTTCTTCGGCATGTCGATGGATGGCACTCAGGTGGAGTTGCCACCCATGGATGTCTTCGCGCGAGTCTGCGCGGACTACGACACCGTGGGCTTGTCGCTGGAAAAACACCCACTGGAGCTGCTGCGACCCATGTTGAGGAAGCAGGGCGCGGTGACGGCGGAGGGGCTGAAGAAGGTGACCTCCGGGCGCACGGTGACGGTGGGCGGGATGATGATCTGCCGCCAGCGGCCTCCGACGGCGCGGGGGATGTGCTTCGTCTCGCTGGAGGATGAGACAGGCATCGCGAATCTCGTGGTGCCTCCCGATGTCTACGAGCGCTGCCGCAAGGAGCTTCACGGGGCCCTGTTCGTGGTGGGACAGGGCGTGTTGGAGCGCTCGGGCAAGGTGACGAACGTGAAGGTGAAGACGGTGTGGGGGCTCGAGACGGCGGCCTCGCCCAGGGCGGAGCTGCGTACCGCCAAGACGCAGCCGCGTCCTTGA